A single region of the Salvia miltiorrhiza cultivar Shanhuang (shh) chromosome 8, IMPLAD_Smil_shh, whole genome shotgun sequence genome encodes:
- the LOC130998614 gene encoding uncharacterized protein LOC130998614 — translation MVKWAVELGEYDVEYEPRTAIKAQALADFIQETTRRPVQEFWITFVDGSVTKEGCGIGEYIISPSYGIYQFAIKFTCRMSNNETEYEVVVRGAHILSELRAECVIIRTDSQLVAQQFLGECHIKEDRMRAYYNKINEMKAKFMEFKIEQISREENTKADLLARMASAVEQTWNDEIILLCDTREMRTSQVFSVEIRDDWRAPTMHFLKTGERLSKESNQRARYENYCLINDQLYKRSFTHPLLKCLSPDEADFALKEIHAGCCGAHTGFRDLVRKIIRAGFYWPNINKDAREFVRKCEACQGHAGRINVPGETMGVMHAAYPFDKWGIDIVGKLPTAPGGKCFLIVAVDYFSK, via the coding sequence TAGAGTATGAGCCGAGAACGGCAATCAAAGCACAAGCTCTTGCGGATTTCATCCAAGAAACCACTCGACGACCTGTGCAAGAATTTTGGATCACTTTTGTCGATGGGTCGGTAACAAAGGAAGGGTGCGGAATTGGGGAGTACATCATCTCCCCAAGCTATGGGATATATCAGTTTGCTATCAAGTTCACTTGCAGGATGTCCAACAATGAGACCGAGTATGAGGTCGTGGTCAGAGGAGCACATATTTTGTCAGAATTGCGGGCTGAGTGTGTTATCATCAGAACCGACTCCCAGTTGGTGGCTCAACAATTTTTGGGAGAATGCCATATCAAAGAAGATCGGATGCGGGCATATTACAATAAGATCAACGAAATGAAAgcaaagttcatggaatttaaaATTGAGCAGATTTCCCGGGAAGAAAACACAAAGGCAGACttactggcgcgcatggctagcgcagtgGAACAAACGTGGAATGATGAGATCATATtgctctgtgataccagagaaatgAGGACTTCACAAGTCTTTTCGGTGGAAATCAGGGATGACTGGCGGGCCCCAACTATGCATTTTCTCAAGACAGGGGAGAGGTTGAGCaaagaatccaatcagagggctcgctacGAGAATTATTGTttgatcaatgatcaactctacaAGCGGTCTTTTACCCACCCTTTattaaaatgcttatctccTGATGAAGCTGACTTTGCtctaaaagaaattcatgcaggttgttgTGGTGCACATACGGGATTCAGGGACCTTGTACGaaaaatcattcgggcagggttctattggcctaaCATCAACAAAGATGCCAGGGAATTCGTCCGCAAATGCGAGGCTTGCCAGGGACACGCCGGGAGAATCAACGTCCCAGGGGAAACCATGGGCGTCATGCATGCTGCATACCCATTCGACAAGTGGGGCATAGATATAGTCGGGAAACTGCCCACGGCACCAGGGGGCAAGTGCTTTCTCATTGTAGCAGTGGACTACTTCTCCAAGTAG